In Candidatus Neomarinimicrobiota bacterium, the following are encoded in one genomic region:
- a CDS encoding NADH-quinone oxidoreductase subunit C encodes MDAINSIEDRSVRAKAKASLVKAKRAAKAQQKSDAPAESDSPNQQETAETQSPLSILLNSTYPDEIIEVLDEGKTIQLHPKQWNEIATFLRDHPEALLDQMECLTGVDLGTEDALQVRYNLHSMKHRHKIEIRINTNRDKPEIPSVETIWRMTDWFEREAYDMYGIVFTNHRDLRRLLCPEDWEGWPLRKDYEEPETYHGIMVPKVKEGWE; translated from the coding sequence ATGGATGCAATTAACAGTATTGAAGATCGTTCCGTTCGCGCCAAAGCAAAAGCATCACTTGTTAAAGCAAAACGCGCAGCAAAGGCCCAACAGAAATCTGATGCACCTGCAGAATCAGATTCACCTAATCAGCAGGAAACGGCGGAAACCCAATCCCCTTTATCTATTTTATTAAATTCCACGTATCCGGATGAAATTATTGAAGTTTTAGATGAAGGGAAAACCATTCAACTTCATCCAAAACAATGGAACGAAATTGCCACCTTTCTTCGAGATCATCCAGAAGCTCTGCTCGATCAGATGGAATGCCTTACAGGCGTGGATTTGGGAACTGAAGATGCTCTCCAAGTGCGCTATAATCTGCATTCTATGAAGCATCGCCATAAAATTGAAATTCGGATAAATACGAATAGAGACAAACCGGAAATTCCTTCTGTTGAAACTATATGGAGAATGACTGATTGGTTCGAGCGTGAAGCGTATGACATGTACGGAATAGTTTTCACGAACCATCGAGATCTCCGCCGGTTATTGTGTCCTGAAGATTGGGAAGGCTGGCCGCTTCGGAAAGATTATGAAGAACCCGAAACGTACCACGGCATTATGGTGCCAAAGGTGAAAGAAGGATGGGAATAG
- a CDS encoding NADH-quinone oxidoreductase subunit D, whose product MKEIGSIRAEEMVLNIGPQHPSTHGVLRLKVKTDGEIVSEVIPIIGYLHRCFEKHAENITYEQVIPFTDRCDYIASMNNNFGFVVAMEELMDIKVPERVEYIRVIMAELNRIASHLLALGVYGLDIGAFTPFLHMFRDRERILDIFELTCGARLLYNYMWVGGVSHDLPRNFETICIDFLDYFEPNIPEFNQLLTTNKIFIERTADVGVMPAEVAISYGVSGPNLRGSGVKWDVRKDEPYSVYDKFDFEIPVGTGDHGTLGDCWDRYWVRMLEMQESCNIIRQALKAIPDNGDVHAMVPKKIRPPKGSIYRRTESPRGDLGYYIISDGSPTPFRLKMRSPALTSLSVLDEISAGWMISDVIAILGSLDIVLGEIDR is encoded by the coding sequence ATGAAAGAAATTGGCTCAATTCGTGCTGAAGAAATGGTTCTAAATATTGGACCTCAGCATCCATCCACGCATGGCGTTCTAAGATTGAAAGTAAAAACGGACGGCGAAATCGTTTCTGAGGTTATTCCAATCATTGGATATCTCCATAGATGTTTCGAAAAACACGCTGAAAATATCACATACGAACAGGTGATTCCTTTTACCGATCGCTGCGATTACATCGCATCGATGAACAATAATTTCGGGTTCGTGGTGGCAATGGAAGAACTCATGGATATCAAAGTTCCGGAACGCGTGGAATATATTCGCGTAATCATGGCAGAACTAAATCGCATTGCAAGTCACCTTTTGGCGTTGGGTGTGTACGGATTGGACATTGGCGCTTTTACACCATTTTTACATATGTTTCGCGATCGGGAACGTATTTTAGATATTTTTGAACTGACTTGTGGTGCCCGTTTGCTGTATAATTATATGTGGGTTGGCGGTGTCTCGCATGACCTTCCTCGAAATTTCGAAACCATTTGCATTGATTTTCTCGATTATTTTGAACCAAATATTCCAGAATTCAACCAATTGCTGACTACCAATAAAATTTTTATTGAACGAACAGCCGACGTGGGTGTAATGCCAGCTGAAGTGGCAATTAGTTATGGCGTATCCGGCCCGAATCTTCGCGGATCCGGTGTTAAATGGGACGTCCGAAAAGATGAACCATATTCTGTGTATGATAAATTTGATTTTGAAATTCCTGTTGGTACTGGCGATCATGGAACCCTCGGAGATTGCTGGGATCGCTATTGGGTTCGTATGCTCGAAATGCAGGAAAGTTGTAACATCATTCGCCAAGCCCTGAAAGCCATTCCGGACAATGGCGATGTGCACGCCATGGTCCCCAAAAAAATCCGACCGCCAAAAGGATCCATTTACCGAAGAACAGAAAGTCCGCGTGGTGACCTTGGGTATTACATCATTAGCGACGGTTCGCCGACGCCTTTCCGGCTAAAAATGCGCTCACCGGCATTAACATCTTTGAGTGTGCTGGATGAGATTTCCGCCGGATGGATGATTTCGGATGTAATCGCTATTTTAGGAAGTCTAGATATTGTTTTGGGAGAAATTGACCGATGA
- the nuoH gene encoding NADH-quinone oxidoreductase subunit NuoH, producing MTVDYLIDLIPFATDFPGLVFIAVIIACAVPIFMFIAVYALVAIYAELKVSSFMQDKVGPMGQGVGLHAGKWGLLQPVADALKLILKEDIIPSTADRKLFIMAPFIVFIGAFITMAALPFSPTIIVADMNIGIFYILAVSSLGIIGLILAGWSSNNKWSLYGAMRSAAQIVSYEIPAAMSIIGVIMLTSTLSMQGIIEHQSGFVWGILPNWIIFQNPFTFLSFFIFFMSGVAECNRTPFDIPEAESELVAGAFTEYSGMRYAFFFLSEYANMFVVSGVAVTAFLGGWQSPIPGLMDSSGWGLFWFMSKSLFLIFVMMWFRWTWPRLRVDQLMSVCWKGFIPIAFFNIFGIGLWKLIIG from the coding sequence ATGACTGTTGATTATCTCATTGATTTAATTCCCTTCGCCACTGATTTCCCGGGACTTGTGTTTATTGCTGTTATAATTGCCTGCGCAGTTCCCATCTTTATGTTTATTGCGGTATATGCGTTGGTAGCTATTTATGCTGAACTCAAAGTGTCATCCTTTATGCAGGATAAAGTCGGACCGATGGGGCAGGGCGTTGGACTACACGCAGGAAAATGGGGACTGCTTCAGCCAGTAGCCGATGCGTTGAAACTCATTTTAAAAGAAGACATTATTCCAAGCACAGCGGATCGGAAACTTTTTATTATGGCGCCCTTTATTGTTTTCATTGGAGCCTTTATTACCATGGCAGCGCTGCCTTTCAGCCCAACGATAATTGTTGCCGATATGAATATTGGTATCTTTTACATTCTTGCGGTTAGTTCGCTGGGAATTATTGGACTGATTCTCGCAGGGTGGAGTTCGAATAATAAATGGTCGCTGTACGGCGCGATGCGATCCGCTGCACAAATTGTCAGTTACGAAATTCCGGCAGCAATGTCCATTATTGGTGTCATTATGCTTACCAGTACATTAAGCATGCAGGGCATTATTGAGCATCAATCAGGATTTGTGTGGGGAATTTTACCCAATTGGATCATTTTTCAGAATCCATTCACCTTTCTTTCTTTTTTCATCTTTTTTATGAGCGGCGTAGCAGAGTGCAACCGAACACCTTTTGATATTCCCGAAGCAGAATCTGAACTTGTTGCCGGGGCGTTTACAGAATATTCCGGTATGCGGTATGCATTTTTCTTTTTAAGTGAATATGCCAATATGTTTGTGGTAAGTGGAGTGGCTGTTACAGCGTTTCTTGGCGGATGGCAAAGCCCAATACCCGGGCTGATGGATTCATCCGGTTGGGGACTGTTTTGGTTTATGTCAAAATCATTATTCCTTATTTTTGTAATGATGTGGTTTAGGTGGACTTGGCCACGACTTCGCGTGGATCAGCTGATGAGTGTCTGCTGGAAAGGATTCATTCCAATCGCCTTTTTTAATATCTTTGGCATTGGACTTTGGAAGTTGATCATTGGGTAA
- a CDS encoding 4Fe-4S dicluster domain-containing protein — MRAYFRTIRESVSTLVTGMGITWRHMVNIRKGSVTLQYPEERWPRPERNIGFDQQDYNIIRSRLHVDINDCIGCLKCERACPVDCIKISTERVTKGEDIPEIKHTGVTSNETKKALLITRFDIDMTECCYCNLCTYPCPEECIFMTGGPNSEKHHIDYEFSQYDRNDMVYRFAKKVSDEQVAKATGINGEKA; from the coding sequence ATGCGCGCTTATTTTAGAACAATCAGAGAATCGGTTTCAACCCTTGTAACGGGAATGGGAATTACTTGGCGCCACATGGTTAATATCAGGAAAGGGAGTGTTACCCTTCAGTATCCAGAAGAAAGATGGCCACGCCCCGAAAGAAATATTGGTTTTGATCAACAAGACTACAATATTATTCGATCCCGTTTGCATGTGGATATCAACGACTGCATCGGCTGCCTAAAATGCGAACGTGCCTGCCCGGTTGATTGCATTAAAATTTCCACTGAAAGAGTGACGAAGGGTGAAGATATTCCGGAAATAAAGCATACCGGAGTTACATCGAATGAAACAAAAAAAGCTCTACTAATTACCCGATTTGATATTGATATGACCGAATGTTGTTATTGTAACCTGTGTACTTATCCTTGTCCTGAAGAATGTATTTTTATGACGGGTGGTCCGAATTCCGAAAAACATCATATTGATTATGAATTTTCGCAATATGATAGAAATGACATGGTGTACCGTTTTGCGAAAAAAGTATCCGATGAACAAGTTGCAAAAGCAACCGGCATAAATGGAGAAAAGGCATAA
- a CDS encoding NADH-quinone oxidoreductase subunit J, whose protein sequence is MADVAFWMIVLLTIGSAVVVVHHEKLLYSAIALLFTLFGVAGLYIFLWADFLAAVQIVIYIGGILVLVIFGIMLTHNISSVSISQPSLQKGVGGLLVASVLGSLGLMITKTPWLVQNTNEPIQTVETIGHLLMMDYLLPFEVASVLLLGALIGAATLSRRED, encoded by the coding sequence ATGGCTGACGTTGCATTTTGGATGATTGTTTTACTTACGATAGGGTCCGCCGTCGTTGTTGTGCATCATGAAAAACTTTTGTATTCTGCAATTGCATTGCTATTTACCCTATTCGGCGTGGCAGGATTGTACATTTTCCTCTGGGCGGATTTTTTAGCAGCCGTTCAAATTGTGATTTACATTGGAGGGATTTTGGTGCTGGTTATTTTTGGAATTATGCTTACCCACAATATATCATCTGTGAGTATTTCTCAACCTAGTTTGCAAAAAGGTGTTGGTGGATTACTTGTAGCAAGTGTTCTCGGTTCGTTGGGATTAATGATAACTAAAACGCCATGGTTGGTTCAAAATACAAATGAACCTATTCAAACAGTAGAAACCATTGGTCATCTTCTCATGATGGATTATCTGCTTCCATTTGAGGTGGCTTCCGTATTGTTACTCGGTGCGTTAATTGGTGCAGCTACACTGTCACGGAGAGAAGATTAA
- the nuoK gene encoding NADH-quinone oxidoreductase subunit NuoK: MHSLESYLFVSAVLFVLGLFAVVTRRNGIAVLMGVELILNSANLNFLAFARFGGANLSGHIFALFVIVLAAAEAAVALAIVINIYKNFHSINVDEVSALRQ, from the coding sequence ATGCATTCACTCGAATCCTATTTATTCGTCTCGGCCGTACTGTTTGTGCTTGGACTATTCGCTGTGGTTACCCGCAGAAACGGAATTGCTGTATTGATGGGCGTTGAACTCATTTTAAATTCTGCCAATTTGAATTTCCTGGCATTTGCTCGATTTGGCGGTGCCAATTTATCGGGACATATTTTCGCTCTGTTTGTTATTGTTTTGGCCGCAGCCGAAGCAGCGGTTGCACTTGCGATTGTTATTAATATTTATAAAAATTTCCATTCCATTAATGTGGATGAGGTTAGCGCGCTGAGGCAGTAA
- the nuoL gene encoding NADH-quinone oxidoreductase subunit L, whose amino-acid sequence MTENIFIDFSLLILFLPLISFLVLVFVGKRLPRQGDWFGIAAILTTLALSVSMFVSMLIEYEPGFKHEASFQWINLSAFQVDLGFLVDNITIIMLLVVSLISSMTHIFSVKYLEGDIRYSRYYAYLGLFTFSMNGIVLANNLISLYMFWELVGVSSYLLIQHWFEKDSAADAAKKAFLTNRVGDIGFFIGIMLIFSTVGAFSYSEVFAGVADGSISGTILTFAGLGLFLGAMGKSSQFPLHIWLPDAMEGPTPVSALMHAATMVAAGVYMSVRIFPLFTPDALIVVAYVGGFTALFAASIAITQNDIKKVLAYSTVSQLGYMIMAVGTGAYIAGFFHLVTHAMFKACLFYCSGSVIHSMHHALHKKHDHDTDPQDMRNMGGFKDKMPVTYTTMLIATLAISGVPLFSGFLSKDAILAGTLSFVTHHPEHFFLAVCGFGAAMITAFYMFRLIFMTFHGEPNKKELIEDIHESPKAMTYPLILLATLSVFIFYTLPHVNPISDHGWFKELVVPQDSFVQDAHILSAHEIEDRVHHAHYPAMALSILVASLGIGLSWLMYYKKKLSADEWAKKTGPLYKLSLNKYYFDEHYQKYLIQPTLRLAEKIAYIDWELYDKYFINGFGRITDWLSRITGKLDYEGIDQTLVDGTGRTIGRFGSSLKKVQTGKIQNYLLFVLAGVIIILVFQTI is encoded by the coding sequence ATGACAGAAAATATCTTCATCGATTTTAGTTTGCTGATTCTTTTTCTACCGCTCATATCATTTCTCGTGCTGGTTTTTGTAGGGAAGAGATTGCCCCGGCAGGGAGATTGGTTCGGCATTGCCGCTATTCTGACCACACTTGCATTATCGGTCAGTATGTTTGTGTCTATGTTAATAGAGTATGAACCTGGTTTTAAGCACGAAGCATCTTTTCAATGGATTAACTTATCTGCATTTCAGGTGGACCTTGGCTTCCTTGTTGACAACATTACCATTATCATGTTATTGGTGGTGTCGCTCATTTCCAGCATGACCCATATTTTTTCCGTGAAATATCTTGAAGGCGATATTCGTTATTCTCGATATTATGCTTATCTCGGTTTATTTACATTCAGTATGAATGGTATCGTCCTTGCGAATAACCTGATTTCCCTTTATATGTTTTGGGAACTCGTTGGTGTGAGCTCTTATTTGCTCATTCAGCATTGGTTCGAAAAAGATTCTGCGGCGGATGCTGCAAAAAAAGCATTTCTTACGAATCGAGTAGGTGACATTGGGTTTTTTATTGGCATTATGCTCATCTTTTCTACAGTTGGAGCATTTTCCTATTCAGAAGTTTTTGCCGGGGTTGCTGATGGATCCATTAGCGGAACAATTCTTACGTTTGCAGGACTCGGACTATTTTTGGGCGCGATGGGCAAAAGTTCACAGTTCCCGCTTCATATTTGGTTGCCGGATGCAATGGAAGGTCCAACGCCTGTTTCTGCGCTCATGCATGCAGCAACGATGGTGGCTGCAGGTGTGTATATGAGTGTCAGGATTTTCCCACTCTTTACACCGGATGCTCTAATCGTTGTAGCGTATGTTGGTGGATTTACCGCATTATTTGCCGCGTCCATTGCAATAACGCAAAATGATATTAAAAAAGTCCTCGCGTATTCCACTGTTAGCCAACTCGGGTACATGATTATGGCAGTAGGAACCGGCGCATATATTGCCGGATTTTTTCATTTGGTCACCCACGCAATGTTTAAAGCATGTCTGTTTTATTGCTCAGGGAGTGTCATTCATTCAATGCATCATGCACTTCATAAAAAACATGATCACGATACAGATCCTCAAGATATGAGAAACATGGGCGGGTTTAAGGATAAAATGCCTGTTACTTACACAACCATGCTAATCGCAACATTGGCCATTTCTGGTGTTCCCTTGTTCTCAGGATTCCTTTCAAAAGATGCTATTTTGGCAGGAACACTTTCATTTGTCACCCATCATCCTGAGCATTTCTTTTTAGCCGTCTGTGGGTTTGGTGCAGCGATGATTACAGCATTTTATATGTTTAGACTCATTTTTATGACATTTCATGGCGAGCCAAATAAAAAGGAATTAATAGAAGATATTCACGAATCACCCAAAGCGATGACCTACCCGCTAATCCTCTTGGCTACTCTCAGTGTTTTTATTTTTTATACTTTGCCACATGTTAATCCTATCTCGGACCACGGATGGTTTAAGGAATTGGTGGTACCGCAGGATTCCTTTGTTCAAGACGCACATATTCTTAGTGCACATGAAATAGAAGACAGAGTCCATCACGCGCATTATCCTGCAATGGCGTTATCTATCCTGGTTGCAAGTTTAGGTATCGGATTATCTTGGTTGATGTATTACAAGAAAAAATTATCAGCGGATGAATGGGCAAAAAAAACAGGACCACTATACAAGTTATCCCTTAACAAATATTATTTTGATGAGCATTATCAAAAGTATCTCATCCAACCTACTCTTAGGCTAGCAGAAAAAATTGCTTACATTGATTGGGAATTGTACGATAAATATTTCATCAATGGATTCGGTCGTATAACGGATTGGCTTTCTCGCATTACCGGCAAATTAGATTATGAAGGTATTGATCAAACTTTGGTGGATGGAACGGGCCGAACCATTGGGAGATTTGGATCTAGCTTGAAAAAAGTCCAGACTGGAAAAATACAGAATTACTTACTATTCGTTTTAGCGGGAGTCATTATCATTCTTGTCTTCCAGACGATATAA
- a CDS encoding NADH-quinone oxidoreductase subunit M, translated as MENHLLSWIVWLPIIGMVAVTLIPRDQSNAIKWTAVIATGIQLILAVILLARFDLTTGDFQMYESAEWIPSLNITYQLGVDGLSLPMVVLTAILFFIGVFVSWNIEKAPKGYFALLLLLDTGIVGVFLSLDFFLFYVFWEVMLLPMYFLIGMWGGPQREYAAIKFFLYTLVGSVMMLIAILALYFTCGHTFDMITIMETASTNLVGVSWWGMDAIKVIWVLLFIGFAIKVPVFPFHTWLPLAHVEAPTAISVILAGILLKLGAYGLLRVNYSMLPDAVWWFAGAMAILGLINVIWGALCALAQTDLKKLVAYSSINHMGYAMIGMAAVIAAGEMNGSNYAAAQAGLNGAIFQMFNHGTISAMLFILVGVIYDRAHHRDINGFGGIGTIMPVYTGIVALAFFAGLGLPSLSGFVSEAMCFLGAFPVFKGIVIIATIGILLNAAYFLWAFQRIFLGEMNEKYKDLPEINGRELFTVIPLAVITLLFGIYPYPFLKYIGETVNVIIEQVVAVGSLAGVM; from the coding sequence ATGGAAAATCATTTACTAAGTTGGATTGTTTGGCTTCCGATCATTGGGATGGTCGCCGTAACCTTGATTCCTAGAGATCAATCAAACGCCATTAAGTGGACGGCTGTAATTGCAACAGGGATTCAGCTCATATTGGCTGTAATTCTCTTGGCGCGATTTGATTTAACGACGGGAGATTTTCAGATGTACGAATCTGCTGAATGGATTCCGTCGCTGAATATCACGTATCAGCTTGGCGTAGATGGGCTCAGCCTTCCGATGGTTGTTCTTACCGCCATTCTCTTCTTCATTGGAGTGTTTGTAAGCTGGAATATCGAAAAGGCACCCAAGGGATATTTTGCCTTGTTATTACTTTTGGATACAGGGATTGTTGGTGTATTCCTTTCACTGGATTTCTTTCTGTTTTATGTATTTTGGGAAGTGATGTTACTGCCGATGTATTTCTTAATTGGAATGTGGGGTGGTCCCCAGCGGGAATATGCAGCCATTAAATTTTTCCTTTATACGCTGGTAGGATCGGTGATGATGCTGATTGCAATCCTCGCTCTATATTTTACCTGCGGGCATACCTTTGATATGATTACCATTATGGAAACAGCTTCCACCAATCTTGTGGGCGTTAGTTGGTGGGGAATGGACGCTATAAAGGTCATCTGGGTTTTGTTATTTATTGGGTTTGCGATAAAAGTTCCGGTTTTTCCATTTCATACGTGGCTTCCCTTGGCGCATGTAGAAGCACCAACTGCCATATCGGTAATTCTTGCGGGGATTCTTCTAAAACTCGGTGCATATGGATTACTTCGGGTTAATTATTCTATGCTTCCGGATGCGGTGTGGTGGTTTGCCGGTGCAATGGCAATTTTGGGTTTGATTAATGTTATTTGGGGAGCGCTGTGTGCGCTTGCTCAAACGGATTTGAAAAAACTTGTCGCCTATTCGAGTATCAATCATATGGGTTACGCCATGATTGGCATGGCTGCAGTCATTGCTGCCGGTGAAATGAATGGAAGCAACTATGCTGCGGCGCAAGCAGGACTGAACGGTGCCATTTTTCAAATGTTCAATCATGGAACTATTTCTGCCATGCTATTTATTTTAGTGGGCGTGATTTACGATCGTGCTCATCACAGAGATATAAATGGTTTTGGTGGAATTGGAACCATCATGCCGGTATATACCGGCATTGTTGCGCTGGCATTTTTTGCAGGACTCGGACTCCCAAGCCTGAGTGGCTTTGTCAGCGAGGCAATGTGTTTTTTGGGTGCTTTCCCGGTTTTTAAAGGTATTGTCATTATTGCGACGATTGGAATTTTGTTAAATGCTGCCTATTTCTTATGGGCTTTCCAAAGGATTTTTCTGGGTGAAATGAATGAAAAATACAAGGACCTTCCTGAAATTAACGGACGAGAATTGTTTACCGTAATTCCACTAGCTGTTATTACGCTTCTGTTCGGCATTTATCCCTATCCATTTCTTAAATATATTGGCGAAACGGTAAATGTAATTATTGAACAGGTTGTTGCTGTCGGTTCTTTGGCTGGAGTGATGTAG
- a CDS encoding NADH-quinone oxidoreductase subunit N, with protein MSNFQSLPHFWPELILTTTILISIIADLVYAPRDSAKTRFWVFGGLILTLFALRMSDGTLVTTLFMDSIALDPFAKFFKIVIVLATVLILFISSKSDELKGHRIGEYYILIGIMVFGMFLMVSSIDMIMVYLAIEIVSIMSFILAGYLKQELSSSEASLKYVIYGAFSSGIMLYGFSILFGLTGTTKLFEIAPALVALDGSANFAIMISAVFILAGFGYKISAVPFHFWTPDVYEGSPTPVTAYLSVAPKAAGFAMLIRFFNAVYGTGDAMLAGFVSVSNAMPWPQILAVIAVATMTLGNLVAIQQNSVKRMLAYSSIAHAGYMLMGIPMLSADGIGAVMLYLVIYMFMNLGAFFIVIYVRDKKGGETFDTFSGLGWEMPLVGIAMTLFMISLTGIPPTAGFIGKYYIFAAVIKAGPSFYWLAFAGAINSVISLYYYIRIIRHMFFEGERSEEIQTPALSTTILILALAVPTIIFGVYWSPIADWVSSSLIFALPAM; from the coding sequence ATGAGTAATTTCCAAAGTTTACCCCATTTCTGGCCAGAGTTAATTCTTACAACAACTATTCTTATCAGTATTATAGCGGATTTGGTATATGCTCCTCGTGATTCAGCAAAAACACGCTTCTGGGTTTTTGGTGGTCTCATTCTAACTCTATTCGCTTTGAGGATGTCCGACGGAACGCTGGTAACCACTTTATTTATGGATTCTATTGCGTTAGATCCATTTGCAAAATTTTTTAAAATTGTGATTGTATTAGCAACCGTATTAATCTTGTTTATCAGTTCCAAAAGTGATGAATTGAAGGGGCACAGAATTGGAGAATATTATATCCTGATTGGAATCATGGTTTTCGGAATGTTCTTAATGGTGTCATCCATTGACATGATTATGGTATATCTTGCTATTGAAATTGTTTCCATCATGTCCTTTATACTGGCGGGATATTTGAAACAGGAATTATCATCCAGCGAAGCTTCACTAAAATATGTTATTTACGGAGCATTTTCATCCGGCATTATGCTTTACGGTTTCAGCATTTTATTTGGTTTAACCGGCACAACAAAACTGTTTGAAATCGCTCCAGCATTAGTTGCTTTAGATGGAAGTGCCAATTTTGCCATCATGATTTCTGCGGTATTTATTTTAGCAGGATTTGGATATAAAATTTCTGCAGTTCCATTCCATTTTTGGACACCGGATGTTTATGAAGGAAGTCCAACGCCTGTTACGGCATATCTTTCTGTAGCTCCCAAAGCTGCAGGGTTTGCAATGCTGATTCGCTTTTTCAATGCGGTTTACGGAACGGGAGATGCAATGCTGGCAGGATTTGTATCTGTCTCCAATGCAATGCCGTGGCCTCAAATCCTCGCGGTTATTGCCGTGGCCACAATGACGTTGGGTAACTTGGTTGCAATTCAGCAAAATAGTGTCAAACGTATGTTGGCGTATTCAAGCATCGCCCATGCGGGATATATGTTAATGGGGATTCCAATGCTGTCCGCAGATGGAATTGGCGCCGTCATGTTATACCTTGTGATATATATGTTTATGAATCTTGGTGCCTTCTTTATTGTGATATATGTACGTGATAAAAAAGGTGGCGAAACGTTTGACACTTTTTCTGGACTCGGCTGGGAAATGCCACTCGTGGGCATTGCGATGACTCTGTTTATGATATCACTAACAGGTATTCCTCCAACGGCCGGATTTATCGGGAAATATTATATATTTGCTGCTGTAATTAAGGCAGGACCAAGTTTTTATTGGCTCGCCTTTGCCGGAGCAATTAACAGTGTGATTTCTTTGTATTATTATATCCGCATTATTCGTCATATGTTTTTCGAAGGTGAACGATCTGAGGAAATTCAAACCCCTGCTTTGTCAACTACCATTTTAATTTTGGCGCTTGCAGTTCCAACAATAATTTTTGGAGTGTACTGGTCCCCAATTGCCGATTGGGTTTCATCTTCGCTAATATTTGCCTTGCCGGCCATGTAA
- a CDS encoding Na(+)-translocating NADH-quinone reductase subunit A, which produces MKFQLTKGHNIQIAGVPKREIVSSGNLEKVALKPSEFRGIKPKLLVKKGESVKTGQPLFFDKKNPDVSFASPGCGAVSAINYGPKRIINSIEITLKGNESIQHESVRSHEIYSLDRGAIISKILAGGLWPVIKQRPFNAIADPKATPRAIFISGYNSAPLTVDLDLALSEQTGPFQTGLNVLRRMTDGYVHLTVPEGTVSETLVNAEGVRIHYVKGPHPAGNVGIQIHHIDPLNPGETIWTISAQHVVTLGSFFTTGKYDPSMVISIGGPAVKNPTHINGRTGMQISDLVMDRLHDGDSRIVSGDVLTGTKIEPLEFIGYYDSSVSVIPNSDDREFLGLLRMGNSHSRYSLTNAFCSSNTEGYHFSTKASGALRPMVPIDTWENVLPMDIYPNALYRAILACDFEEMEGLGLLECDEEDFALCSFSCPSKIDVGSVIRQGLNMMEKDS; this is translated from the coding sequence GTGAAATTTCAACTTACCAAAGGTCACAACATTCAAATTGCCGGCGTTCCAAAACGCGAAATCGTTTCTAGTGGAAATCTTGAAAAGGTAGCACTGAAACCTTCGGAATTTCGAGGAATTAAACCGAAACTGTTGGTGAAAAAAGGAGAATCCGTTAAAACTGGGCAGCCACTATTTTTTGATAAAAAGAATCCTGATGTTTCCTTCGCTTCACCGGGTTGTGGAGCTGTTTCTGCAATTAATTACGGGCCGAAGCGCATTATCAATTCTATTGAAATCACGTTGAAGGGAAATGAAAGTATCCAGCATGAATCTGTCCGATCCCATGAAATTTATAGTTTAGATCGCGGCGCGATTATTAGTAAAATTCTTGCGGGTGGTCTCTGGCCTGTGATCAAGCAAAGACCATTTAACGCCATTGCTGATCCAAAAGCGACACCTCGTGCAATTTTTATTTCCGGATATAATTCTGCACCACTCACAGTTGACCTCGATTTAGCGTTGAGTGAACAAACTGGACCATTCCAGACAGGGCTCAACGTTTTGCGCAGAATGACAGATGGATATGTCCATCTCACAGTTCCAGAAGGGACGGTGAGTGAAACACTTGTCAATGCGGAGGGAGTCAGAATCCATTATGTAAAAGGTCCTCATCCTGCAGGCAATGTGGGAATTCAGATTCATCATATTGATCCATTGAATCCAGGTGAAACAATATGGACGATTTCAGCACAGCATGTTGTAACGCTTGGAAGTTTTTTTACTACCGGAAAGTATGATCCATCCATGGTGATTTCTATTGGTGGTCCGGCAGTAAAAAATCCCACTCATATCAATGGTAGAACGGGAATGCAAATTTCTGATCTTGTTATGGATCGCCTACATGATGGGGATTCTCGCATCGTTTCTGGCGATGTGTTAACGGGGACCAAAATAGAACCATTAGAATTCATTGGGTATTATGATTCCTCCGTATCAGTGATTCCAAATTCTGATGACAGGGAATTTCTTGGACTCCTTCGGATGGGGAATTCGCATAGTCGATACAGCCTTACAAATGCTTTTTGCTCTTCCAATACTGAAGGATATCATTTTTCAACGAAGGCATCTGGCGCCTTAAGACCGATGGTGCCCATTGACACATGGGAAAACGTTTTACCAATGGACATTTATCCCAATGCGCTTTATCGTGCAATTCTCGCATGCGATTTTGAAGAAATGGAAGGATTGGGACTTTTGGAATGCGACGAAGAAGATTTTGCGCTCTGCTCATTTTCTTGTCCCAGTAAAATTGATGTGGGATCAGTCATTCGCCAAGGACTAAACATGATGGAGAAAGATAGCTAA